Within Eremothecium cymbalariae DBVPG#7215 chromosome 3, complete sequence, the genomic segment TTCTACAGCCTGTGGATCCGGTGAAGTTGAATGTTCCCAATTATTTTTCCCATATCCAGCGTCCGATGGATCTTTCGACTATCGAGCGGAAGCTTGTTGTGAATGGGTATGAGACTCCCGAACAGGTGGCGCAGGATTTCAATTTGATGGTGGATAACTGTTCGAAATTCAATGGTCCGTCTTCTGTTATTGCGCAGATGGCTCGTAATATTCAAGCGTCGTTTGAAAAGCACATGCTTAATATGCCGCCCAGGGATCAGCCTGTTCAACCCCGGAAGCGCCGTAAGTCGAATGAGGACGCGCCTGTGGTGATCCGGCGCGCGGATACGAACACGGGGCGTCCCAAGCGGGAGATCCATCCTCCAAAGTCGAAGGACATCTACCCGCTGGAAAACGCGAAGCCTAGATCTAAGAAGCACCAGGCGGAGATGAAATTTTGCCAGCAGGTGCTTAAGGAATTGACGGCGAAGAAGCATTCGTCTTTCAATTATCCGTTTTTGGAGCCTGTAGATCCCGTGGCGCTTAATTGTCCGTCGTATTTTGACTATGTGAAGGAGCCGATGGATTTGGGGACGATTGGCAAGAAGCTGGGTAATTGGGAATATGTGGATTACGACCAGTTCGAGCGGGATGTGCGGTTGGTGTTTAAGAACTGCTATGCGTTCAATCCGGACGGCACGCTGGTGAACATGATGGGCCACCGCTTAGAAGATGTGTTCAATTCCAAGTGGGCCGACAGGCCGATTATCGCGGACGAGGAGTCtgaggaagaggaggaggaagaggagtCTGAATACGAAAGCGAAGCCCCATATACTGAGAAGGACATAGATGAGAGCTTGATCACGAATCCTGCGATCCAGTACTTGGAACAGCAGTTGGCGAGAATGAAGATAGAGCTTCAGCAGCTCAAAAGGCAGGAGTTGGAGCGTATCCGTAGAGAACGGCGGTTAGCTCGCGGAGCCTTTGCTAATGGCAATGGTTCTTCGAGTGGCAAGCGAAAGCGCGCTCGTGGTTCCAAGAAGAAAGGCGGCGCGGGCGCTGCCGCAGCTGGTACGGGCAGCagcggcggcggcggcagtGGCAGTGGAGGCGGCGGCGCGGGTGCtgcaaagaagaagcgCAAGCTCAAGACGGTAGTCACGTATGATATGAAGCGCATCATAAGCGAGCGTATTGGCGACCTACCGGAGTCGAAGTTGGAACGCGCAGTTGACATTATCAAAAAGTCTATGCCCGATATTGTGGGTGCTGATGGCGAGGTGGAGCTAGATATTGATCAACTGGATGATATCACCATCCTGACACTATATAACACATTTTTCCGCCAGTTTGGTGCCCAAACAAACGGCATAGCGGAGGATGACCTACGAAACAGTTCCCTGTCGCCTCCCTCGGCTGCATCATCCAAGGCCAACAAACGTAGAAGAAGTAAAGCCTTGAGTGAGGAAGAGCAGAACAAGCAGATCGAAAAGATCAAAAACAAGTTAGCGATCTTGGATAGTGCATCTCCGGTGTCACCCAACCTTATGGGATTACTGTCTGGTAATACCGATGGATCATCGtcagaagatgatgatgacatGAGCAGCGAGAGCGAAGAGGAATAAGCAGGGTAACCAGGCTAGGGTTACACGTGCTTGACCAAAAACGAGAAAAAAtaccacacacacaaaGTGACAGCATCAACCCTGGATAAACCTATCCTGccctcttcttcctttccCCTTCTTCTATTCCACTGGCCCTGTTTATATTCCGTACGTTGCCAGAATGTGCCACTTTCGAACAAACTTCTCTGGCAACGACATAAATTCAATCAAAGCTGGTCATTTACACAACTAATGCACAGACACACAGACACACAGACACACGCACACGCACATACAACGCATaacacacatacacacatTCACAGAGTACATCACACTAAACACGACACCACGTATACATACTACCCAATCTCCCTCGATTCTCTCCAGAATATTGTAAcaatacatatatatatatattacttCCGTAGCTCATAGCTATCCCCGTGAACAAAGACATGAATTTTCCACAGTTATAATGTTATCTTATGTGCAGCGTGTTGCTCTTATTGTAACTTCTTATAGATATTCAATCTATAAGATGGTTATATCTAAATACTATATGTATGGCTTGGAGAAAACGACTCCATGGCTTCCTGATTAGAGAAGTATTTTTATGTATTCGATCCCTCATGGCCGTGGATGTGATGCCTAGAGAGAATTTTTAAGTTCTGCAGATTTTTTCGTAAcctatttattatttcatcaTTAGAAATTTAACACCTAACAGGCTATgttgtattattaacaACAAATAGGTTAGCCAGGCATTGGACGTTGAATAGGGTTcgataatatatttacaatgGCCACTATTGATCAAAATGATAACTctcttgaagaattttttcAGAGTTTAAAGGCGCTGGACCTTGGCCCTGCTGATAAATTTGAGGATAGATGCTCGTCCTACACCCCCGATAATGCTGCAATTGTCCAGGATGAGCTCGCCAGCAGATATCTCACACAGTCTAATATTTTACCATGGAGCATTTTAGACTTGACGCAAACACTTCCAGATGTGAATTTTACATCTGGACAATCTGATCCTACAAGAAAAATTAAGGAAGATTACGATTATGTGGAATTTGTTGAGGTCCCGGAGCCTATCAATCGAGTGTCGTATCGGTTCCAGCGGAAGGGTATTAAAGGTGAAATATTTGGGTACAAGGAGGAGGTGAATTTTGCTGAGGTTGTTAATGCCAATGCGGCAAATTCATTACTTTTAACGAGGAAGATTACGCATCGTAGCAATGCTCTAAAGGGATCGACTTCACAGTTGCCATTTACCCCTGGCGGGTTGACTATGAATGCAGTAAGCACACAGTCTGATGGATCAGTAATGCATACTGCTACTAAATTGTTACATAGAGATGCCCAGGGTTTGTTCGATATACCACAAGGGTTAGAACGGGGTATTATTCCACAGGAGGTTAGTGCTAAACCAGACGATCACATAGCAGAGTTTAATGAGTTAGAGTATATCAACAATGAGATGGAGAATATGCAAGAGATTGAAGACATTCAAGCAAAAAATGAGTCGAAGCTGTTAAATTCCCAAATCAACCTTCTTATATCtgattcaacaaaaaattctGAACAAGATTCCTCTGatattgattttttgttacCTGTGGGTATAGAGTTTTCTAGGACTTTGCGCCATGATAGTAATCCTATAAGGAAGAAAAAATGGGCCCATATAGTTGATTTGAGTCACACAATCGATAATTTCCACGAGCTAATACCTAACCCGGCTAGAACGTGGCCATTTGAATTAGATGGATTTCAAAAGGAGGCTATCTATCACATGGAACAAGGTGATTCAGTATTTGTTGCTGCACATACATCTGCAGGGAAGACCGTTGTTGCTGAATACGCTATTGCAATGtccaaaagaaatatgacCAAGACAATATACACTTCCCCTATTAAAGCCTTATCAAATCAGAAGTTCAGagatttcaaagaagatttCACTGATGTGGATGTAGGCTTGATTACTGGTGATGTACAGATCAATTCGGAAGCTAACTGTCTAATTATGACCACCGAAATTCTAAGATCCATGCTTTACCGTGGTGCCGATCTAATTAGAGATGTTGAATTTGTGATTTTTGATGAGGTTCACTATGTCAATGACCAAGATCGTGGTGTTGTCTGGGAAGAAGTAATTATTATGTTGCCGCACCACGTAAAGTTTATCTTGTTGTCTGCAACTGTCCCAAATACCTACGAATTTGCCACTTGGATTGGAAGAACAAAGCAgaagaatatatatgttatttCCACTGCTAAGAGGCCTGTTCCATTAGAGATTAACATATGGGCTAAAGATACTTTAATTCCAGTAATTGACCAGGACAGGAAGTTTTCTTTGAAAGCATTTAAGAAGCATGCTGATCTGTTAACTGGTGtggcttcttcaaaaactattCCCAGAAGAGGTGCTGCAGGTGCTATAGACAAAAATTCTTCTGGTACAAGGGGTGGTAAAACTACTAACCGTGGGAATAAGACCATAACTCATGGTTCAAGGGGAGTTGGCGCGAAAGGGTCCAACAGAAGTTCTTTCTTCCGGCGAGATGGGCCAAATAAACAAACGTGGCCAAAGTTAGTTAACTATTTGAAAGCCAGAGAATTGCTTCCAGTGGTTATTTTTGTGTTTAGTAAAAAGCGGTGCGAAGAGTACGCTGATTTTTTGGAAAGCACAGATTTTTCAACTGCCAAGGAAAAGTCTCAAGTCTATATGTTTATCGAAAAATCCATTTCCCgtttgaagaaggaagaTCGTGACTTGCCGCAGATCATGAAAATCAGGTCACTGCTAGAAAGAGGAATTGCGATCCATCATGGTGGTTTGCTACCCATTGTCAAAGAATTAATTGAGATGTTATTTGCCAAGGGATTTGTAAAGGTATTATTTGCTACCGAAACTTTTGCTATGGGGCTTAATTTACCAACTAGAACAGTTGTCTTTAGTGAAATCGAGAAAC encodes:
- the BDF1 gene encoding chromatin-binding protein BDF1 (similar to Ashbya gossypii AER068C), producing MTEMEQPMLQQHTAGVGSSVNTAVGTPSGAEGGLSLKFEESASASASAATTASSTLAEGSDEPLAADHHSNHSGKHHRQAAAAALPPLAPGGRGSGDEQNGERAPVFEDVSSGQQFVPAPPPEPDMDNLPANPMPKHQQKHAVTSVKAVKRLKDAKPFLQPVDPVKLNVPNYFSHIQRPMDLSTIERKLVVNGYETPEQVAQDFNLMVDNCSKFNGPSSVIAQMARNIQASFEKHMLNMPPRDQPVQPRKRRKSNEDAPVVIRRADTNTGRPKREIHPPKSKDIYPLENAKPRSKKHQAEMKFCQQVLKELTAKKHSSFNYPFLEPVDPVALNCPSYFDYVKEPMDLGTIGKKLGNWEYVDYDQFERDVRLVFKNCYAFNPDGTLVNMMGHRLEDVFNSKWADRPIIADEESEEEEEEEESEYESEAPYTEKDIDESLITNPAIQYLEQQLARMKIELQQLKRQELERIRRERRLARGAFANGNGSSSGKRKRARGSKKKGGAGAAAAGTGSSGGGGSGSGGGGAGAAKKKRKLKTVVTYDMKRIISERIGDLPESKLERAVDIIKKSMPDIVGADGEVELDIDQLDDITILTLYNTFFRQFGAQTNGIAEDDLRNSSLSPPSAASSKANKRRRSKALSEEEQNKQIEKIKNKLAILDSASPVSPNLMGLLSGNTDGSSSEDDDDMSSESEEE
- the SKI2 gene encoding SKI complex RNA helicase subunit SKI2 (similar to Ashbya gossypii AER067C); translation: MATIDQNDNSLEEFFQSLKALDLGPADKFEDRCSSYTPDNAAIVQDELASRYLTQSNILPWSILDLTQTLPDVNFTSGQSDPTRKIKEDYDYVEFVEVPEPINRVSYRFQRKGIKGEIFGYKEEVNFAEVVNANAANSLLLTRKITHRSNALKGSTSQLPFTPGGLTMNAVSTQSDGSVMHTATKLLHRDAQGLFDIPQGLERGIIPQEVSAKPDDHIAEFNELEYINNEMENMQEIEDIQAKNESKLLNSQINLLISDSTKNSEQDSSDIDFLLPVGIEFSRTLRHDSNPIRKKKWAHIVDLSHTIDNFHELIPNPARTWPFELDGFQKEAIYHMEQGDSVFVAAHTSAGKTVVAEYAIAMSKRNMTKTIYTSPIKALSNQKFRDFKEDFTDVDVGLITGDVQINSEANCLIMTTEILRSMLYRGADLIRDVEFVIFDEVHYVNDQDRGVVWEEVIIMLPHHVKFILLSATVPNTYEFATWIGRTKQKNIYVISTAKRPVPLEINIWAKDTLIPVIDQDRKFSLKAFKKHADLLTGVASSKTIPRRGAAGAIDKNSSGTRGGKTTNRGNKTITHGSRGVGAKGSNRSSFFRRDGPNKQTWPKLVNYLKARELLPVVIFVFSKKRCEEYADFLESTDFSTAKEKSQVYMFIEKSISRLKKEDRDLPQIMKIRSLLERGIAIHHGGLLPIVKELIEMLFAKGFVKVLFATETFAMGLNLPTRTVVFSEIEKHDGNSLRTLNPGEFTQMAGRAGRRGKDPIGTVIIMTYNNPIDELPFKEVTLGVPTRLKSQFRLTYNMILNLLRIEALRVEEMIKYSFSENSKQNLLPKHEKKVKILQEVLEKEPNVECSICNQDIDTAVEFKLKFGKCTQDILKEANNNRVLVRMLKVGRLVGYRDNDGNMKLGFIFSVNLANSGCTVLSFSSPCTLKDGKVNSLPFFNYPNYANKFFQPFNVSEPLLENILLEDIELIAHYYFVTPLANIINGDPEAKEAFYKKTLKLTAKAHTLRELNIEKYINLKIQQYLMEQRKTVHDFLNLKCLECDNFPEHFGQRYRKYGIEQQIKDTYHLMSDQNLNLLPDYEQRLAVLRECGFIASDNTVLLKGRVACEINSGYELVLTELILDNFLGDFESEEIVALLSIFVYEGRTRQDEQLVTTPRLAKGIKRIEEIYTRLLETYEMYQVPLTKEEAEFLERNRAALINVVYEWARGLPFRSIMEISVEAEGTIVRTITRLDEVCREVKIAASIIGDSSLNLKMCQAQELIKRDIVFAASLYL